GAGGCAAGGTCAGGACAGACAGCATTCTGCAAAATATCATCACGTATCTGGTCGAGCGCTCGTTGTTTATCCATTTCATCTTCCATTTTACACGCTCATTCGGCCGAATAGCAAAAACCAAACCAGTGTCGCTAGTACGCATTCTCATAGCACGCTATAGTAATGCCATGGAAGATATTTATAAAGCGAGTGGCATTATTATCATAGACCGCAAGGTTTTAGTCGAGCGCTCACAAGGAAAAGATTTTTTTATTCATCTTGGTGGAAAAATCGAACCAGGCGAGACCCCCAAGCAAGCGCTCATTCGAGAATTAAAAGAAGAAATACAAATTAACGTTATTGAAGATGATCTGGAGCTTTTTGACCAAAACTCGGCACCAGCCGCCAATAACCCAGAGGTCGATGTACACATGGACGTCTACCTGGTAAAAAAATGGACAGGAGAAATATCCGCCGACAGCGAAGTCGAAGAACTCCGCTGGATTACATCAGACGTACCGA
This portion of the Candidatus Chromulinivoraceae bacterium genome encodes:
- a CDS encoding NUDIX domain-containing protein translates to MEDIYKASGIIIIDRKVLVERSQGKDFFIHLGGKIEPGETPKQALIRELKEEIQINVIEDDLELFDQNSAPAANNPEVDVHMDVYLVKKWTGEISADSEVEELRWITSDVPKDIKIGSIMEHETIPKLKAADLID